The Streptomyces sp. NBC_00597 DNA segment ACGATGACGGGGTGGGCCCGCCTTGCGGTGGGTTCCTTCACCACGAGCGCGCGCACGACGTCCGGCAGCACGGCCATGGTTCCGGCGCCGGGGCCGCGCCAGCGGACGTAGGACATCGTGGACTTCACGTCGACCCCGGGGCGGACCCCGTTCATCGACTGCGTGGCGCCCCTATAGATCCAGTGCTCGCCCCGCGTCGTCGGCACGACCTTGGTGGCGGGGAGGTTCTCCCGGGCCCAGGCGACGGCTTCGGCGTCGTCCAGGTCCACCACGGTCAGACCGGCACCGCCCGGGTGGTAGGCGACGGCCCCGGCCTGACGCCAGGCGCGGGCCCAGGCTGGGCCGGTGAGGACGTCCGGGTCGGTGGTGGCGGCGCCCCAGGCGTGGCAGGGAGCCGGGCACTGGCAGGGGCCAGCCGCCTTCATGTGAGGTCGGTCCCCGCACGCCGAGCGGGTGCAGGCCGGGCAGTTCCCGAACGGCTCCTTCCCCTCCCGCAACGGCAGCACGGGCAGGCCGATCTGCGCTAGCCAGAGCGCCGTACGCAGCGGTCCTCGTGCGTTCGTCGGCACGCTCATGCCGCGCTCCTGATGCCGCTGTAGTCGGCGGACAAAGCCAGCAGGCGAGGGGGCCGGACGGTGGCCTCTCGCGGAATGCCGATGGGGTGGGTCATGCTGGTGGTCTCCTGTTTCTGTCGAAGGGACGGAGAGCCGGGGCGGTCGCGGTCTTTGGTGAGAGGCGACCGCCCCGGGCACAGCTACTGCTTGCCGATCCAGATGGCGTACTCCTGGCGGACGTAACCGCGGGGCTCACGGACGCTGTCGGGGTGGTCCGGGGTGTACGGACCGTCCGCGTAGCCGCTGGGGCCGAGCCCGGCGGCGTCGTCCAGCTCCATCAGCCGCCGGGCCGCTTCGAGCGCGAGGATCGCGGCATCTCCAGGGACGCGGTGGCGCTCGTCGTCCAGGGCGATGCGGTCCAGGAGCGCGGCCTTACGGAGCCAGAACTCGCGTACCTGGATGCCGTGCAGACAGTCCCGGGCCCCGCGTGCGGTCCAGCCGATCTCGCTGATGATGCTGGGGGCCTTGGCGTACGCGGTCTCGGGTGCCGGCCAGTGACTGGGGCGCTGCTCAGCGGTGACGTACACGCGGACGCGGTCGCCGTCGCGGGTGGGGTACTGGCGAACCGGGCCGGTCGTGAACGTCTCGGCGAGGGCCTTGGTGATCTCGGGGGCATCAGTGGGGGTGCAGATGACGCGGATCTCGAACATGGCGTCAGTTCTCCTCTTCGGCTTCCGTCTGGTCGGCCATGTCGTCCTGCTGGAGCAGGAGTTCGCCCAGCTGAAGACGGGTGACGCGGCGGGTGTACGGGTGCTCGAGGAGGTCCCAGTCCATCTCCACGCTCACGACCTCGTGGGGGTCGATGTCCATGTGGTTGCTCCTTGGGTCAGTGGTGGAAGTGGTTGCGCTTGATCACGGCCCGGCGGATGTTGACGACCGTTCCGCCCGTGCCGCGGTTGGTGCCGAGGGCTTGGGTGGCGATGAAGCCGCCGAAGATGACGGCGGCCAGGACGATGAGCTGATGGATGAACGCGGCCAGGGCGGCGATGAAGGTGGTCAGGAGCATCAGGCCACCGCAGGCGGCGGCGAAGCCGATGCCGCCTAGGGCGATGTTGACGGCGAGCGGGTTGATGGCCGGTCGCTCTGCGATGGGCTCCGGGGCCTTGGCGGGGGCGATGGCGTAGCCGGTGATGATGCGACCGTCGGGAAGCTGGATCGTCCGGACATCCGGCAGGAAGTGCGGCTGCTGGGCGGGGACGGACGGGTAGGTCGGGGTGAGGGGGACGGGGTGGTAGGTCTCCTCGGTGGTCTCCCCGCGGGCGGGGTCGTGGTGGTTCACGGCGGTGTCTCCCTACTCGGCGATGTCGGTGAGGGCGGTGGCGGCGGACTGCACGAGGTTGGTGATGGGCTCGTAGGCGCCGGTCCCGGCGGTGAAGAAGCCGAAGAGGAACAGGACGATCGCGGCCCCGGCTCCGGCGGCCTTGGTCTTGAGGACGAAGAACGAGGCGATGCCGAAGAGCAGGACGGCGGAGATGGTGAAGCCCATGGGTGCTCCAGTCGGAGAGGTGGTGGGGAGGGTCAGCGGGTGCCGTTGCGGTAGGTGCGGGCCCACAGGTTCCAGAGGTGGCGGCCGATGCGTATGCGGATGCCGTGGCCGTCGCAGCGGCAGCAGTGCTTGCCGCGCTTGGGCTTGCCCTTGCGGTCGTGCTTGAGAGCGAAGCCGAGCCCGTCGCACTTGCGGCATCGCCCGAACGGCGAGGCCGCACACACCCCGGCGTAACCGAGCGTGAGCAACAGGCAGAGGGCGACAGCGAGCATGGAGAGAGTCACAAGGGGCCTCCAGAGCGGGATTTCAGCGTTTTCGCAGGTGAGCCGCTACTTGCTAGCGACCTGATCAGGGACCGTTTGGGTCGCTAGCGGGGTCGCTACCGGTAGCGAGTCGTCCTGCTACCGGTAGCGGCCTTTCCGGGCTAGTTCGCGTCCCGCTTCTTGTTGCGCTCCGTAATCGCCTTGAGGAGGGCGGCGCGGAGGATGCCGCGCTTGTTCACCTGAGCTCCGTCAATGCGGCGGCTGATCTGCTCGGTGCCGATGCCGTACGGCTTGAGCGCGTTGGTGAGCTGTTCGGCCTTGCGCTTGGGCTCCATCTCGGCCCACGGCCCGTAGACCTCGGGCCGGTGCTGGGCGAGGCGGTCCACGATGGTCTCGGACCAGATCTTGGTTTCGCCCTTGCCGACCACGGCGGCCACGTCGTCCAGGATCGAGGCGAGCGCGCCATCGGCCGGCGCCTCTCCGGCGGCGTCGCCGGTGAGCGTGCCCTCCGCATCGCGCAGGGTCTGGGCGCGGGTGAGGATGGTCTCCGCGTCGCGGCCATCGGCGAGGTAGGTGCGGACGATCCCTGCGTCGTCGGACATGCCCTTGAGCAAGCCAACGCCCTTGTGGGACTTGAGCAGTCGGGAGGCGTCCAGGCCCTCACCGTACGATCCGGCGCCGAGGATGGTCTCCGAGACCTGGTAGGCACCGACCCGCAGCGCGAACCGGGCCTGGTGCTGGTCGCGGAGCACGGACGGGCAGGCAGTGTCGTCAGGCTTCTGCGTCGCGGTCATCACCGAGACACCGACCGCAGGCGCGACGCGGGCGAGGAAGACCAGCAAGTCAAGGATGGTCTTCCCGTGGACCGGGTGCATCAAGTACTCCTGCACCTCATCCACCACGAACAGCACGAGCGGCATGTCGTACTTCTTGTCCCGCGAGATGGCTGGGGTGAGCTTGCCCTCCGGGCACACGTGCAGCGGCAGTTCCGAGAGCCGGTGGTAGCGGTCCTCCACATCGGCCTTGAGCTCCTGAAGCGAGTTGACCAGGTGCATGACCGGATCCACCCCGCCCTGCGGCACGGTGCCGAAGCCGACGCGGTGGGCGACCATCGAGAACTTCCGCCAGTCCGGGGACGCCTTGCCGTCGAACACGTACAGGCGCACGTACGGGTCCAGCGCTGCGGCGAGCGCGATGGTGCGGGCGGAGAACGTCTTGCCCTGCCTCGGGACGGCGCCGACCAAGAGCGAGAGCCACAGCATGCTGATCTCGACCACGGTGCCGCGCTCGTCCAGGCCCCAGGGGAACGGCTTCCAGAAGTCCACGCGGTCTGCGCCGAGGAGCGGGGTGCGGCCGGTGGGGACGGCGAGCGGGTCGCGGTTGGCCACCCACATGGAGACGCGCCGTGAGCTGGTCGTATCGCGGTCCAGGAACACCTGTGTCTCGGCCACGTCGATACCCGACGCGAGTGCGTCGCGCTTCTTGACCGCGTCGGAGAACGTCTTGCCGTACGGGAGGTCCACGACGACGCGCCAGCCGTCGCCGTCCTGGCGGATGGGCTGCGGGAACGCGATGCCCTGGTCGGGCTTCGTTAGTCCGGCGGCGAGGAAGGCGCGGGTGACGATGTCGGAGGTGAGCTTGCGGTGGCGGAACTTGACCTTGGCCGCGTCGATCAGCGGCCGGTCCGCCGGCGCGCCTGCCCACCCGAGGGCTCCGGTGAGAGCGATCAGGGCCAACGTGAGCAGCCAGTCCGGGGCCAGCACCCACATGGCCAGGGCCGCGCCGAGGCCGATCACGCTGGCCAGGGTGGCGATGATCCCGCGCAGCTTGACCCGTGCGTCCCGCTGCCGGGAGAGCTTGAGGTACTCGCCCGCGTCCTCCGTGCGGACGGCGGCGAGGCGGACCGGGAGACCCTCGGCGTCGGAGACCCACCGGCCGGACGCTCCGATCCAGCGGAAGGCGCCGCGCGGGGCGTAGGCCAGGAGCTTCGCGGAGTAGACCGGGGTCCGTACCAGGTGGAATGCGGTGGTCTGGCCGTAGTGGCCGGCGGCCCACCTGGCGACGGCCGCGCGCTGCTTGGCGCTGGTCAGCCAGTCCGGGAGCACCGGGCGGCGGGCCTTGTCCTTGGCCTCGATCACCTCGGCGATCGAGGGCGGGAACTCGTGCTTGGGCGGGTCCACCGGATCGCCCTCGGCCGCCTCGCCGTTGTCGTCCGGTTGGTCGTCGGGGAGTTCTGCCTCCCACTCCCCCGGCCGGGCCTCGCCCGGGCCGATCGGGGCGGCCTTGGTCTTCTTGGTCGGGAACGGCAGTACCGATGCCGACCCGGTGGGGTTCTGCGTGCTGTCCGGCTCTTCGTCCGGCTGCTCGATGACGTGGATCTCAGACACGATGGGTCTGCTCCCTGTGTGGAGTTGTGGAATGGGGCCCGGACGGCGCTTTGGACGGCCGACCGTCCGGGCCCCGCACGACGTGATCCGTGCGGTTCAGAGGCTGGTCAGGGCCTCGGTGGGGATCTCGTAGATGTCGGTGACAAAGTCCACCCCGTCGTAGAGCTCCGGGCCGAAGTGGACGTGGGCAATGTGCAGGGCCGTGCCCGCGCGGTCGGTGGTCTCGTAGACGTGGACGGCCGCATTGGCGCGGCGCCCGCGGCGGATCAGCTGGCGGGCCGTGCTGGCGGTCACCCGCTCGGGGCGCCAGCGCACGGTGTGGGTCTGGCCGGTACGGGACATCAGGGTGTGGAGAGTGACGGGAGGCATGGCTTGCTCCTTCGAAGGGGTTCAGGCGGCGCGCTGTTCTTCGGTGTAGGCGCAGGGCACGCACATGCCGAGCGAGGCCGGGATGACGTATCCGGCGTCGGTCTGGCAGGTGGGGCAGGTGCGGCGGGCGAGCATCGCCAGAGCGAGCGCGCCCCACTTGCGTGAGGTCATCGGCCGAACCGGCTTGGCCCAGTCGATCCGGTAGAGGTAGGCCACCAGCGGTTCACGGCGGAACCGGGGCCGCAGCAGCTGCGCGGCCACCGGCTGGCCACCAGGGCGCAGCCCCTCGGCGCGAAGCTGCCGACGGGTGGCCAGGCCCTCGGGGGCCAGGCGCCATGGGTAGGTCGGGATCCCGAATCCGATGCCGTCCGGGTCGTAGCACTTGGCGAACGTCAGCGCCGACATCAGGCGGCCCTCGCAGCCTCAGGCGGGCTCTGACGCAGTTCGCTGTAGCGGGAGGAGACCCATCCGAGGGACCAGCCGGTCAGCTCGGCTGCGGCCCGCACGGGCAGCTCGGCCGAGTAGGCGGCGAGCACGATCTGGCGGGCCCGGTCCTCGGGCAGCTTCTCGGTGGCGGGGCCGGCGGCCAGCAGGGCGGCACGTTCACGCTCCGCCTGCTCTGCCCGCTGGACATGTTCACGGCGTTCACGCTCGGCCCGGTCGCGCTTCTGCTGCTCGCGCCGCTGGGCCTCTTCACGTTCACGGCGTTCACGCTGCTGCTGTTCGTGTTCACGCTCGCGCTGGACGCGTTCACGCTCTTCCCGCTCCTGGGCTTCGCGGGCCTCTTCCCGCTCCCGCTCCTCACGCCGTACCCGCTCCTCGTGTTCAGCGCGTTCACGGGCCAGACGCTCCTCATGGTCACGCTGTTCACGGGCCAGCCCGGCCTCGTGCTCGCGCCGCTCACGCTCGCGCCGCTCCGCCCGCTCCTCACGGTCGAAGACGGCCTGCTGACGCGCTTCCCGCTCGGCCCGCTGCTCTGCCTTCAGGGCGTTCATGGCGGCGGTGATGGCCCGCCGGTAGGCGAGTCCGGTCTCAGCGGTGACGATCAGCAGGAGCGGGGCGACGGAGTGGACCGAGACCCCGACCAGGTCTCCTTGCAGAGCAGAGTCCGCGACGTTCAGGGCCAGGGTCATGCCCCCGGTCATCCAGCGCAGCGCGATCGGCCACCGCCCGCCGTGCCCGCCAAGGCGGGCCAGAACGGAGTCGAGGCGGACCACGATCACTACCGCCGCATCCACTACCAGGGGCAGGATCGGGGCGGTCCAGCGCCACTCGGCCGGAGTGTGCGCGGTCATCAGCGGAGTGACCGTGAGGACGGAGTACAGCATCGCCCCGGACACGATCAGCCACGTGCCGACAGACAGCGCGCGTTCCGCTGAACGGATCTGAACATCGTTCATGCGGCCTTCTCCGTCCCGCTGGTCGCGGCACCGCGGCGGCCGGCACGGCGACCGTTGACCGTCGCCTGTTCCGGGGTCAGGTGCAGGGCGTTCATCCACGGGGCCCCGCCGCGCTTGGCCCGGTACATCTGCTCATCCGCCAGCCGCAGCAGCGCCGACACATCGGCAGCATCCGTAGCCGGGTCATAGGCAACCGCGCCGACGGAAGCGCCCACCGTGAACACGTGGCCGTCGGTGTGAACAGCCTCCTCGAGCACCTCGGTCAGCTCTGTCAGCGTCCAGAGCAGGTCCTCGCGGCTGAACACAGGGGCCACGGCGGCGAACTCGTCCCCGCCGAGGCGGACAACCGTGCCCGCGTTGTCTGCGGCCCAGCGGCTCAGGCGCTCCCCGGTGGCACGGAGCACAGCGTCCCCGGCAGCGTGGCCGTGGGTGTCGTTGATCTCCTTGAACCTGTCGAGGTCGATGACGTAAACCGCGCTCCGCCCCCGGACCAGCATCCGCGCGGCGCGCTCGGCGAACGCGTCGCGGGTCAGCAGGCCGGTGAGTGGGTCTCGGCGGGCGGTCTCGATCCGGCGGCGCAGGCGCAGGCTGTGCAGGGACCATCCGGCCGCGAGCGGCAGCGCGGCGGACAGAGCGGTGAGGGTCTGGGTCACGACGCACCGCCGATCCGGCAGTTGTGACGGGCCCAACCGACGTGCTGAACGCACCAGCCGATCCCCGCGGCCAGCAGTAGCCACGCCTCGTGCATCGCCACGGCGCCCGGGACGCCAACAAGCACGGTCAGCGAACCGGCCCAGATCAGGTACTGGTCGAGACTGCGGCGAGGGTTGGCGCTCATGCCGCGGCCCCCCTGCCACCCTTGCCGGCCAGGCGACGGCCGGCGGGCCGCCGCATCAGCGGGACGACGTTGAACAGCTCCGGCGCGTTGGCCTCGATCACCTGCGCGGCGACCCGGCTCACGTCGTCCGGCAGGCTGGGGTACTCGGCGAGGATGTCGCGGGCCGCATCCTGGCGGGCCGCACGCTCCTCCTCACTCTCCCCCTCCACCCCGATCCACAGCTCAAGCGGAGTGCCCAAGGCCAGCTCGATGAACTCATTGACGCTGACGGCTTCCTGGCCGCCGATGTACGCACGCATCACTGATCTCCTGAAGTCGAAGGGATGCCGAGGCGGTCGCGGTCTTTGGTGAGAGGCGACCAGCCCCGGGGTGGAGCCCGAACTGCGCGGCTCCCCTCCACCCCGCCCGTACGTGACGGGCGGGGGAGGCAACCGGCCGCGGCACTGTGAGCACTGCGGAAGGATGAGCGGGCCGTGCGGGCGGGACCGGGCGGTGAAGCCCGGAGCCGCCTCGCACGGCGGTTGAGCGGTGACGCGGGGGGCGCGGCTGGCGGTACCGGTCCAGTACGGCCAGCGCCCGTAGATGTCGGTGGATAACAGCAGCCTCCGAGTGGGAGGGGCGAGGCTTCGCCGGCGCACCGTTGCCACGGCGTTCCGGTCCCGAGCCTGAGAGTCGGGTGCGTCATCGTCACTGCTCTGACGCCAGCAGGGCGGCGCGTACCAGGTGGCACCCCGAAGGGTGTTCTCCAGAGCCAGCACGCAAGAAAAGGTGTTGCCGCCGACGACAACCCGTCGCCATGGGGACGGGGGTTACGCCCCGTCTCGTTTCGCTTGGCACGCTGTTGAGTTCTTAAGGAACGGACGCTGCCTTCGTACTCACCCCCTCGGGCTTTCCTCCGGGCGCTCCATGAGGAACATGTATTACGTGTTCCTCATCTTGCAGAGAAGGGTTCGCTCCGTCAAGCCCTTCGGCTGTTTGGGGTTCTGCGAGTCCCTCGCTCGATCTGCTTACAGATTGGCCTCAGGGCCGAAGACGATCGACCCCGCACATGTACGACTTGTGGACGACTTCGCTACGGTGAAGTCGCACCAAGTCGTCCCAGGGGGGAGACCACGGCATGGCCAACGAACGACTGCGCGGCGCGATCATTGAGAGCGGCCTGACGCTCGATCAAGTAGGGGCACGCCTAGGGGTGTCGGCGAAGACGGTGGAGCGCTGGATCGGTGATCCGAAGCGCAAGCCCTACCGCCGCTTCCAGTACGCCGCCGCATCGCTGCTTCAGTGCGAGATGTCCTACCTCTGGCCGGAGGAACGGACATCTGTCGAGGTGACAGAGGCGGGCAATGCAGAGCTGATCAAGCTGTACCCACACCGCTCCGTCGTACCGAATCGCCTGTGGCCACAGCTCTATGCGAAGGCGAAGCAGCACTTCGACGTCCTCGTCTACTCCGGCTTCTGGCTCACCGAAGACCCCGCGTTCCACCAGGTCGTGAAGGAGAAGTCAGCGGCCGGCGTCTCCATCCGCTTCATGCTCGGCGAACCGGAGAGCGCGGCCGTCGCGGTGCGCGGGGCTGATGAGGGCATCGGATCCGCCATGGCCAGCAAGGTTCGGAACGCCCTCGTCAACTACGGGCCCCTCTTCGGACTCCCCGGGGTCGAGTTCAGGCTGCATGCCACCACCCTTTACAACTCGATCTACCGGGCTGATGACGAGATGCTGGCCAACGGCCACCTGTACGGGGTCGGCGCGTACATGGCCCCGGTCCTGCACATCCAGCGGGTGCCAGGGGGTGAACTGTTCGATGCGTACGCTGAGAGCATCGAACGGGTCTGGGAAGCAGCCAGGCCCATCGCATCACCCGTCGACTTCGGAGGTCCGCACGCATGAGCCGAATCGACTACTTCCGCGACCCCAACGCGCCGACGGCCAACTCCGTCGTCCCCTCGGTGACCGCGGTCGTCCGTGACGACGCCGGACGGCTGCTCATCATCCACAAGACCGACAACGACCTGTGGGCGCTCCCCGGAGGCGGCCACGACATCGGCGAGAGCATCGGCGACACGGTCATGCGGGAGGTGGAGGAGGAAACGGGGATCACGGTCGAGATCGACGGCATCGTGGGGCTCTACACCGACCCTCAGCACGTGCTCGCGTACGACGACGGCGAGGTGCGGCAGCAATTCTCGATCTGCTTCCGCGCCCACCCGACCGGCGGTTCACTTCGGACGAGCAGCGAGTCGAAAGAGGTCCGCTGGATGGATCCGGCTGACCTCGACGACCTGGACATCCACCCGTCCATGCGGCTGCGCATCCAGCACGGCCTGGACGACTCCCGGCCTGAGCCCTACATCGGCTGATCTCCGGCGGCCACCTTGGCCATACGGGACTCCACCCGCTCCGCGGCTGCGTGGATCTCCGGTGCCGCCCGCTGGATGAAGCGACCGACGATCGTGTCCGGCCCATACCGCTCCACGATCTCGGCCAGCCGTCGCGCCGGCGTGGTGTGGAGCCCGTCCGGCGTAGTCGTCATGTCGCAGAACAGCAGCGCGTCCACGAGGTCGGGTCGCTCCAGCTCGAATTCGCTCTCCAGCTCCTGCCTGAGTCCTCGCTCTTCGGCCTCCAGGAGGGCGCAGGAGTGATGGGCCACGAGGCGGACAACCCGTTCGTCCGCGCCCTCCTGGTCCCGGAGGAAGCGGGCCCCGTCCAGCGGGTGAAAGCCTGTGGTGGCGAGGCTCGGCGAGTAGCCGATGTCATGGAGCACCGCGGCTGCTTCCAGCAGCTCCCCATCGGCGCTGAGGATCGGGCCCAGGGAGCGGGCGCGGTCGGCGACCCCGAGCGAGTGCACCCATCGGCGCGGCAGCGGATCAGACAGCAGCGATTCGGAGAGCGAGTACGCCCACGTAGTCAGTCCCATGACGGCCAAGGCTACGGCCGGCCGGTCTGAGTGGGGAGGGCGCGTACGGTGCGCCCCTTGCCGTGGACAGTGTCGAGCAAGCCTGTTCCCTCCATCTGGGCAATGGCACGGCGTACGGCCGTGCGGGATACGTCGAAGCGCTCGCAGAGTTTGGCTTCGGACGGGTAGGCGTCACCGACCGCCAGCGAATCCTCTGCGATCACGTCAGTCATCCGCTCCACGAGGGATCGACGGTCGCCACCCCGTGAAACACTCCAGCCCTTGCCTGGCGCGGACTGAAGCACACCCTCAGTTTCGAGGACCTTCAGCGCGCGGCGGATCGTGTTGCGGGAGACCCCGTGCAGGCTGACGAGATCAGCCTCAGACGGCAGCGCGTCAACGATCTCGCCCTCTTCGATCCCCCTGCGCAGTGCCTCCGAAATAGCCAGGTAGGTTCCGCGTGGACTGGCCTCCGACACGTGGGCTCCTCTCGCTCTCGCAGTTTCTCGCTGCCAAGGGTGCCACGGGGCTCGGCACCCGAGCTTCAGGTCGTGGTGGTCCGTGTTGGGGCTCAAGCGGTCCACCCAGCGGCTTGGTGAACACGTAGTCCGACTCGGGCGGATCAGCCTGCGCGGAACTCGACTAACCACCGTCCAGACTCTCATTCGCGCTCGCCCATCTCCAGGCGAACCCGAGCATCTTTAAGGGCGTTTACCAGCCCCTCTACGGCTTGGGCCAGTTGTCCGATCTGTGCAGTCAGCTCGGCCAGCGTTACGTGAACCTCACTCACCTGGCCTGCCATTCGCGGCACGTCATAAACTGACTCCACATCAATTCCCTGCTGATGCAGAACGTCCGAAACCAACGCGGAATCGACGTCGGACCCCATCACAACCACGCCCGTAACCCATTCATGCTCCTCGCCCGACGGTTCCTCTGCCATATCACTCCGTGTCTCGTCAGCTCCCCCTCGCTCGACAACACTGTCCCATTCATGCTCTTTGCCATTTCCCGACTTCTCGTTCATTTCCACTCCAGGGGGAATGGGTCACTAAGAGGCAGAGATTATTGCCGCAAGGATCACAGAGACTTCAACCAGGAGTAGAAATATCGCACCCCTATAGAGCCAGCCCATCCTGGTTATCTTCACTTTGTTGCGATTCAGGCCATCTACAAGCGATTCCACCAGTTGGCGATTTACAGGGGCGCGATCTGCATCATCTAGTGAGGGATTGACCATGGCGTACACGCTGTGACCAAAGCTCCATCGTGTGGGCCACAGAACCAGCATCACGAGAATGCCCTGAACCGCAATGACGGCAAATAGGGTAACTGCAGCCCAGAACGGGAATGGAAGGCCCTTGCTGGGATCATTGCCGACAAGGCGAACGGACGACGAGAATGTGACCACAAAGGCCGAGGTTGCAAAAATACCGCTTACCCTTGTTCGAAGGTTCGACGCCGTTCGGTCCTGTGCAGCGAACAGGTCCATAGCCGCCTTGTAGGCGACCTGAGCACGCTCCTTAATTAGTTCGTCGCGAGCCGCCTCTACCTTGCTCGCCTCGACGGCCTTATTCGATGCCTTTCCGCGGAATATTCCCATGAGTTCCCGCCTCGCGAACGCACCGCAACTTCCAAGGGAGCAAAAACAAGGGATTGCACGTCAACCGTCGCCGCGCGGCGGTTCTATTTTCCCTCGGACACCCATGGTTCGCCACTTGGAATTACCCGTCCAGGCCGTGCAGCGCATCCGAACCCTCGCCGAACAGAATGCGAATGCGAGATCTTGATGACAAAATATCGATCCACCCCACACAGGCGACTGCGCCGCCGGAGTGCGCCGAGACGGCCGCTCCGATCTGGCTCATCAGGGCGGCTCTGCGAGGGCGGCACCCCGGCCGCCCCGCCCGGCCGCTGACCCCAACTCGGCCCCAGCCCCGACTACCCGCTGGCTCCGGCCGGCGATCCGGCCGCCGCCGAGCAGCAGCTCGCCGACGACCGCCCAAGCTCAGCGGCAGGCAGCCGCGGTCTGAGGTCACGGGCTCCACCGCCCGTTGTCCTAGTTTTTGTCCAGTGCACTCACGGTCGCCGTCGTTCACCTTCGTCCACGCACCCCTGCTGAGCAGCCGAGCGAACGCCCGTGAACGCAGGTGAACAGCCATGCGGACAGTTGGAAAGCGTGTTGGGGGCAACCCCTCACGAGTTCGAATCTCGTATCCTCCGCCAGTGCCTCACCGGGCACTTGAAGGCCCCGACCGGGAAACCGGCCGGGGCCTTCTGCGTTCCGGTCTCAGCTACTTGCCGCACAACCGGATGATCCGCCACATTTCGGCTTCGGTGGCCTATCCCTCGTACTCCCAAGGGTTCAGCAGGAGTGCGCCAGATCGCGCCAGATGCTTGATGTTGCGGCTCACCAGCGTCCAGTCGTTCGCCAGCGCGGTGGCGGCGATCAGCGCATCGGGTGGATCGATGCTGGTCCCGGCGGTCCCGGCACTCTTGAGCCTCCGGTGAAGAGCGAGGTAGGCGAGAGCCTCCCGCTCTCCGACGGTGGCGATCCGGTCGTGGTACTGACCACGGATGTCCGCGAGCGCCCGGTCGAAAGCGGTACGCCGCACCAGATCCGGCGTTCCCCGGACGCCCGCCTAGATCTCCGCGATCGTGATGACGCTCAGGTAGAGGGCAGGAGCTGGAACAGACCGAGCCCGGGCGATGACGGCCGGGGCAGGCTTCGGCCGGGTGGTGATCTCGGCGACCACGTTGGTGTCGAGTAGGTAGATCACTCGCCGTCCGCCGCGTCGTCGTAGGACCGCTGCCCGAACTCCAGCCCCTCGAACGGGGCCGCCCCGAGCTGTTCGAGAAACCCGTCGCTGCCCAGGGTCGCCCAACGGTGAAGCATGTCGGGCAGGGCATCGATGTCGGTGTCGGCGAGCTCGGCATCGAAGTGCCCGAGCTGCCGCTCGGGCAGGGACTTCCGGATCTCCCGGACCTCCCGGATCTCCCGGAGCGGATGAGGCTCCTCAGGCCTGCGCGGCGGGAGCGGCAGATTCGGGGCAGTGCTCATGATCGGCTCCTCCACGCTGTGGTCCACGGGCCCAGGCCTGAAGACCACCCTAGGCCGGGTGGTTCTGGACCGAACGCTCCGCCGCAGGTCAGGACGGACACGACCCTCACCGGACAGCCCTACGAACATGTGGAAAGCGTGTGGGGGGCAACCCCTCACGAGTTCGAATCTCGTATCCTCCGCACCCGCCTGAACAGGCGAAACGAGAAGCCGAGCCGCAATCTGCGCCTCGGCTTCTCGTCGTGCTCTGGTTGCATTTCTGGTTGCGTTCACACGCACCCAATTCGGATATTTCGAGGAACTGGGCAGCCCCGCTCCCGCCGCACCGCAGCGGTCGGCGACCACCAGCGGG contains these protein-coding regions:
- a CDS encoding GntR family transcriptional regulator, whose protein sequence is MSEASPRGTYLAISEALRRGIEEGEIVDALPSEADLVSLHGVSRNTIRRALKVLETEGVLQSAPGKGWSVSRGGDRRSLVERMTDVIAEDSLAVGDAYPSEAKLCERFDVSRTAVRRAIAQMEGTGLLDTVHGKGRTVRALPTQTGRP
- a CDS encoding PIN domain-containing protein — translated: MRRTAFDRALADIRGQYHDRIATVGEREALAYLALHRRLKSAGTAGTSIDPPDALIAATALANDWTLVSRNIKHLARSGALLLNPWEYEG
- a CDS encoding HD domain-containing protein — protein: MGLTTWAYSLSESLLSDPLPRRWVHSLGVADRARSLGPILSADGELLEAAAVLHDIGYSPSLATTGFHPLDGARFLRDQEGADERVVRLVAHHSCALLEAEERGLRQELESEFELERPDLVDALLFCDMTTTPDGLHTTPARRLAEIVERYGPDTIVGRFIQRAAPEIHAAAERVESRMAKVAAGDQPM